TCACTCATGGAAAATACTCCTAatttcattacataaaataaattcttatatccCAGCTTACTGAACTAATGCACAatgaaacattcaatttaaacaggtacacacacacaaatatatatatataattctcatggTACGGCAAAAATGCTAAAAGCTTAAACTAATTCCAATGTATTTTCACACGGCAGATTAGACGTCAAAAGGCTGATGATGTACCAGGTAGAAATGGACGGATCTTGTCGCCACGACTACATGCTGGTTAATCAAGACACGAAATTTAACAAAGTCTGTGGATTGACAGAAGACGTCCATTGTaagtaaaatttaagttttcCATTCTTCGGTTTGATTTTAGTTACAGCAGTAATTCAACCATGTATGAAGAGACCGTTTACTGCGTGTACTTTAATCcatggttattaaaaaaaaaaaaaaaaaaaaaaaaatatatatataataaatatatatatatatatatatatatatatatatatatatatatatatatatatatatattaactttatcacaaacacaattgttctgtgcattagtagaattaacaaaggacctcattcaaactggatggtatctaatggagttttttattcataaaaagttacaagctttcttggacaaacagtccacattatcaagtatccgtacagatatttgataatgtggactgtttgtcaaagaaagcttgtaattttttctaaataaaaaactccattaataCTCAGTTTGAATAGTCctttaatagtaatatatatatatatatatatatatatatatatatatatatatatatatatatatatatatatatatatatatatggatgcaacATCCACGTTACGCTCACACTTCTACTATTGCTTACCCTACGTGCTGGACTTCACATTACAAAGCCTTCGAAAGCTTCATGGTACTGTAGTTAAAGTCCTTACTTCATTCTGTAAAACAACCCTAACGAATACtgaattgcgttttttttattcaagggttATTATAATTCTTCACAATAACTTTACTATTTCACACGTTCATATTCCACTACGCCTTATAGTTCTGAATGATACTGCGCTCGACTGTCCTGTGGAATACTATCTTGCACTAAATAACCTACAAGACAATATTGCCATTTTTCCACCACCGATTTTTACACTGCCTCCACCCTCCTATACATTACTTCAAGTGGGTCGCTGTAGATTCTTTGGATAACTTTTCTGCTATTTTTCATATTACGAGACTTATGTTGTTATTCtataaatcattttcataatactGGCTGGCGAATgttaggacctatgaggtcattcagcgctgaaagtgaacttcggtaaaatgttttaaaggtgtacaAGGAGGAAgacgtcgcagttgcactttgaaacaattgtttggtgggggtggaaagcaagatggttGATAATATGAACGaggtacagaaaaattaataacagaagtTGCATCTAGGGACCAAAGTAACGCTGCAAAGGACCATAAGTAATGACGTATATGCACCGCAAGGTCTAAAGACCTTGGTGCACCGTGCGAGGTGCACTTACGGTACTGTCCTCACACCTCCCTGCTCCCTTCCCCGGACGGGTGTTAGCCATTGATGTTGAAgattaaaataacattaacaactAAGATATGCAAGTATTTACAGGCTATAAGTTTCACCTCTACGGTATCATCATCACTACTATCCCAGATGACATCACACTTCACCACAGAACTAAGAGGCCCATCATACCGCTGTTTCCGATGTCATTAGCCTAATCAGTTGCCGAATTGGACTGGACTTCACacgtcctttttcatttcctctgataTAATAATGAGCTTTGTCTGGGTTCTGAGTTTCAATCCACTGCCGATTTTACCTCGATGTTGTTCAACAGCGAAAAGTGCTTGAGTCAGCATTAGGCTAGATGTCGGTAACGGTAGCAAATATGACGCAAACGGTGTCTTATATTTCCCATTTCCGTTCCTTAAAGGAAAAGGGGGGAGACAAGACCTACACCTGACCACGAAGTAGGCTACATGCAAATTTCCTCATTGGaatgaatttttctgttttggcaACACAGCCACACTCACTTACAAGGTATGCTAAACAAGACATTTGATTAACACTGTTTATCAGCCCACGCCATGTTTTGAAAGGTCGTTCttgttgaatatagaatttacacctgagaccaagcgctggcacctatgaggccattcagcacttaaagggagattgagagtatacaataatatatacaatgaaataattgtttagaGTGTACCGTGaggggtgcactgacagcactaccctccccACCCCAAGGGGTTAGCCATACAgtagtttgaaaattaaaataacatgaaCAACTAAGATTTGGAAGTACTTAGCCTACAAGCTATACGTGTActtcatcaccaccatcatcccAAATGACACCACAATTCATCATAGAACTAACAGGCCTATCTtacagccctaggaaagctgttaatcagctcagtggtctggtaaaactaaggtatacttttctgaTGGCATTAATCTGTTGCCGACTTGGTTTGAAATTCAcccctttttttaattatctatgaTACAACGATAAGCCTTGTCTGGGTTCTCAATTTCAATCTACTGCTGATTTTGGTAAAGTttgtttccggtccgaactccaactGCTGTTTTCAATTGTCCCATTCAAGATTTCAACCGGAAATCATTCGTTGTGAAGTTACAAAACCTCAGGCCGtaaagcacgtttacgtgcaaaacgggcgccgtgtttagtaccagcctcttggggatgtacgtaaaacataaaataatgacggtaaataacataaacatggcgtcttacgttgttttggatgttacggcctaataacttacggccgaaacgaccaggaacgttaaaatgtatttttctaaataaaagataaaacaatggagaccggaaacgaacattatcccgATTTTGTCTCGATGCTGTTTAGTTTCGAAAAGTGCTTTGCGTCGGCACTGGATGTCGGTAACGGTAGCGCATGTGGCACCAACAGTCTTTTATTTCCAATAACCGTTCTTTATTGGGTATCCCTAGCCtatatctgatataaaaaaaaatccctcaatTACTTCTGTTATCACCGTATATCCAGTTATTCAAATTAAACACCAACCCACCTCAATTAACCTTACCTGACCCAATTCAAACAATGAGCTTCAGTCAAGGCAAGATGGCGTCACACCAATGGGACCCCGTAGCCTACCCCTTCAAGTCTTTACTTTAATggcaaaagtaaaatttttggcGAAGGGAAGCAATTATCATACTTAAAAACTGTTTCGGAGCCATACCTTATTATAAAACTACCACATCTTAGTCTAAGAGAGTCCATTCCAAGGCCTCCGAGAGGGATTAGGTTCCGCACCGATTCACTTTTCACATGCCATAGCGTTACTGATTTCAGTCTCAAATTCAAGTGAGTAACCAACGGTCTCCCACAGGAACCGGTTGATAACAAAATACAATTAGCTTCTGCGGAGTTAGTTAATTTCAATGCAAGTAATCTTGCAAAACGAAACTCGAGCAGCTGCTTTTCCATTATAAAATGTTGTATGATAAGACGATTGTAAGTAGTTATGATATATTTTTGGCTCACTGTGTTCCTACCTTTTCAAACCATCAGTCCATCACCCGTCAGTGGAATCAATGTAAGGTCATTGATAAGGAAGTTTATGGTATTCTGACTCTGAGCCTTTTTCTAGACCACTTTAGGGTCAATTTATTATCAGAAAACATATTGGCAACTTATCCTCAAAACGTAGCAAGCGGAGAATGCCTATAAGAGACGGGGGACTGAAGCAAAAGAGTTTAGGCCTATCTTAAAAGTGCACCCTAAAACATTACTTTCATTATTCTGCCACGTTTACTATTCAGTTACTGGCAATGTTCATAACCTATTCACCTACATGGAATATTCAACTCCAAAGCCATAAACGTAGTGCTGTAACAGTTCAGCACTGACTTCCAATAAGGACCAGTGAACCAGTCCTGACGGGAACTATTAATCAGCTCTTGTATAGAAGAAAACTTATACTATCATTCTAAAAGAATGTGTGGTTAATTTTTCACTTAAGTATTTTCAGGAGATGGTTTAGTAATTTAGcgtaaatataaactattttataCCCAGAGAGGATTTGACAGTTGAAAAGTTACTACTGACGGAAGCTTGCCTAGTGGTGATGTAGTGTATACTCATGGTAAGTCACCATTGCACTTTGCCATATCATagatttcataaagaaaacaagtaaaaaatgcaccgaagtttctttggcgcaatcgagctttctgtacagtgtataatgttgtatgacctgcggcccatgaaactttcagccacggcccggtggtggcctgtcctatagtgttgcctTTAGcatgatcatggttaactttaaccttaaataaaatcaaaactactgaggcgagaggtaTGCAATTTGGTTTTTGATGattgaggggtggatgatcaacataccaatatccagccctctagcctcagtagtttttaggatctgagggcggatagaaagaGTGCAGACGACAGACAGTaccacctcaatagttttatcTTACAAAACACTAAAAGTGATCGAAAATGCTAGAGATCATTTAGATTTAGAGATCATTTAGATTAGGGACTGACAGAACTTGACGGGCTAAAactatgcagatgatgctgttttaaacAGCAAAGTGCCACTAGAATTACAAAACTTACTTTAGAGAATGCATTATATATCCAGAGATGGGACCGAGATCATTCCTTATTATTTCAGGAAAACTGGAATAATAAGGATAGAGTAAGAACAAAGGGATGGTATACTCGTTAGAGATATGATTAATGAGGGTGAATCTTTCCTATAATTAGAAATAATGATATCCACCGCAGGTTCTCTACATTTGGAATTTAGTgagacaaaaaaagtaaataaagcagtaagttgaataacatttgaaaatcaGCCACATGACACACACAAGTATGATTATCAACTGTGCTCCGGAGGATATCAAAAGACTTAGAAGACCCTGACCTACTTAGATAACGGCTATGCGATTAGAGGTTAGAAATGAAGTGGaaatttgtggaagtgaaagcacaggaaaggcaCTGGAGGCGGAGTTTCACAGATGCCTATGCGTCACATGGCATTATAAgtggtgataatgatgaagaCAGAAATGGTCAATAACGGTGGTTACAGAGTTCAGATGGCATTGTTAACAAATCTGAAATTGCAAAGTATTGTAGTACCAATATCAGATAATGCATCCTAGTCCTTGAAAAAATGTCTCGTGTGCATTAATGTATATAACCTAAGACTCTACAAAATACTTCTTCCTAGCCTTTGCCATCATGAATTTGGGACTTCACAGACAAGAACTGTCTCAAAATATACCCAGAGTTACATCAATTCTGCAATAATATATTATCACTATGGTAATAACAAAACACACTTCCTCGAGTGTGTTTGTTGCATACTTACTTCCATTCATACTGAAATGTACTGTAATTCTGTTCCAGATTATATCGACGTTAAGGACACGGTTACTTTCACTTTTCACACTGATCCAGAAAAGAGCCTAATACGAGAATGGGAGATCTACGTTTCTCAGTACACATGCGACATGGGAGGTAGGTCTCGGGCAATGTCCAAAATTCCGTAcagaaacattactttttttataggTTCACCTCAGCTTTGACTTGTTATAGTTTGTTCAGAGAACAAAATCCCAAGATGGTATACAGGAAGGTCAGCTAGTTATAACAGCAAGAAGAGGCTTCATGTGACGAAGTGAAGTTAGAAGAAAACTGTAAGTTTAAGGTTCCAAGGAAAGGACTAATGATGAtcagttttcctttatttgtgttaGGATCATgtaggacaattttttttttttacatgttcgcTAGGTGTGGCGATAAGAGAAGAGTATAATGGAAGCTGTTAACATGAACTGCACATTTAGTCTATGTACAGTAAAATGGGTTGAGAGCAAGTGAGAAATTCTGGAGTTAATACAAAGatggggttaaaaaaaaaaactagtggaATGATTATTCAAAAGGGTTCTGGAGCAATTAGGAGGAATGAGGGAAGAACATCTATGATAAGCTGATTTAACTGAATGACATGGCCTTGACATAACATGAGAATGTTTAGCAAATGCAAGTGATTGACCCAGTACAAGTACAAGACATATGGTCAATGTATTATTGTTGAAGGCTCTACATAGGGGTATGaagctactgtttttttttctctctctctctgaacagaaCCCATCATCTTAATAAAAACAGAATGGGACAAAACTTCTTCCTaggagaaaaaatgtttttggaaatgaCTTTCGATTTTAAGACAAAGCTAAAAATACAAATGTCAAAATGACTGttcaaattaaatgtaaaatcatttcccttCCAGCTCCAGACGGCTGTGGTCAGTGGTATTGGGGAGCCACAAATAAAATTGACATATGGAATAATGTTGATCCTGGAAACACAGACTGGTATTACCTTGACAACCAGAACTACACAATTTGTGTCCGATGGGAGGCTGGTTATTGCACTGTAagtttacacctttcagacactGTATAATGGGAAGGCAGTTATTGCAGCATAACCACCACAAGACAGACTAGAAACCTTTACAATGTCTTTATGCATGTAGTTTGTGAAGTAACTGTAAATGATGGCCATAGACTTTATAATGTTTGTAGTGGCCTTGATAATGCAACATTTATATAGCATTTATTGTTCCTTTTAAGTATAAGAATGAAAATCTTTACCCAAGTTATTAAGACATCTTGGATGATTGGTCAGCATTTTGATGAATCATTATAAACTTTTGCAGTTAGATAGGACTATGGCATCATTCTAGAGAAGTggattaccataaaaaattaCTGGTACAGTGTATAACAATAaaggatgatgagagagagagaaggggacttGATAAATTATACTCTTTGTATACCTGGTAATCTGTTCAAATCTCTTTTTCACTTAATCCAGATAACATATAATGAAAAGACCAGATTCCAGCCAAAGTGTAATGACCTTTTTGAAAGACCTGGAAGCACAACCCTGCGAGCAGCTTGCATCTTTACACCTCCTGCTAACGCTGTAAGTATTCACACCTCAGCATTCAATAAGCTTCAATATTAATGAATGTGTCAGTGACTGATATAGAAAAAGAGCCAAtagtaaaatgaaggtaaatataaatatgtatatacagtaccatACGGTCTTTGGATAAAGTGCGTTCAAGAGATAAgtcagaaggaaaaaaatagcagCCACTGTAGTTTATATGGGCCAGATTTGTTTCTTACCCTTTACACATACCATGAAAAGTACTAACCATAGGAACTACaacaaatttttattactttgcaTTTGGTCTAGTTAAAATTATGGTGGCACTTACAGACAACATGCTTAACTGCTACGGGTCATGGCAAATTCAACTAcaaatatattctatatgtaaATTCTCTTTTGACTGTTACTGAGCAGGAATACTTTAGTACTGTATATACCAGCCCTTTTTAGGGgtttctcatttccattttttaacttTCCAGATCACATACACATTTACTGGTGGAGTGCAGAACTTCTATGTTAACTTCTCAGATACAACTAATGAGCACATTGGTTCCGCTTCCAATCCATTCAAGAATCCCAGCATTTCCTACCAACAGAATCGCTGCAGTTAATTGTGCCAAAATTCGTGCTTTGTGCTTAAGAGGCATTACATGGAGAAGGGTAGAGTGTTAAAATACAGCTTCACATTATCTTAATATCCgtcaagtatgagagagagagagagagagagagagagagagagagagagagagagagagagagagagagagagagagagagacagaatttttAAAGTCCGTTGACCAATAGCTGTTATGTATTTTATCCTCGGATAGCTTTGCGCAAATGCCACAaaaaatttgttgatttttacattttaaaaatagtttaaa
The nucleotide sequence above comes from Macrobrachium rosenbergii isolate ZJJX-2024 chromosome 1, ASM4041242v1, whole genome shotgun sequence. Encoded proteins:
- the LOC136841708 gene encoding uncharacterized protein, coding for MGFKTVLFAFVVTSFLLGVQGNLTFSDWELPSFRSLFNHFPLAPLTIVRIYNDKCDAGDGRNGTCLAKVECYKKKGVNRGSCALGFGVCCVMTAAENGVAFGNNTLLYKAAFGGGVDITYTIMRMSKKICQYRLDVKRLMMYQVEMDGSCRHDYMLVNQDTKFNKVCGLTEDVHYYIDVKDTVTFTFHTDPEKSLIREWEIYVSQYTCDMGAPDGCGQWYWGATNKIDIWNNVDPGNTDWYYLDNQNYTICVRWEAGYCTITYNEKTRFQPKCNDLFERPGSTTLRAACIFTPPANAITYTFTGGVQNFYVNFSDTTNEHIGSASNPFKNPSISYQQNRCS